The following proteins are co-located in the Urocitellus parryii isolate mUroPar1 chromosome 15, mUroPar1.hap1, whole genome shotgun sequence genome:
- the Haus5 gene encoding HAUS augmin-like complex subunit 5: protein MELVPQARELGCWAAEEMRVPATSRAPESTLRRLCLGQGADIWAYILQHVHSQSSVKKIRGNLLWYGHQDSPEVSRKLELEATVARLRTEIQELDQNLELMEREAEAQDLAVEQMLQSTRDTQYRALLLRAQTGNLRRQQHGLRVPTQQLQNQLRRLQDIERKATVDVTFGPLTSTAVALEPLVLRDVRTACTLRAQFLQNLLQARGGSILSPQDDHFGTSYQQWLGSVETLLTNHPPGHVLAALEYLAAEREAEIRSLCRGDGLRDIELSSPQAPDQSDSSQALPSMGHLIQEGWQTVGALVTQRGALLKERQILTGHLQGLVEEIERRTLGSSERKVLILGLRCCGLWTELKALRAQIKELEDAAGQRQLLLRELQAKQQRILHWRQLVEETQEQIRLLIKGNSASKTRLCRSPGEVLALVQRKIVPTSEAVVPQSQELLRCLEEEARHLPRILLGTLLRHSPEELKPLPTILPSIHQLHPMCPKGSNLIALSHILGLPIGKAPELLLPKAASLRQDLLFFQDQQSLRCGDLLHMKTSLPSGPSPQELLQIQASQEKEQKENLGQALNRLENLLKQALERVPKLQGVLADWWEQPGQATLSGELCQGLSLPQWRLRWVQAQGALQQLCR from the exons ATGGAGCTAGTTCCGCAAGCGCGGGAACTCGGTTGCTGGGCGGCCGAAGAGATGCGGGTGCCCGCGACGTCCCGGGCCCCGGAGTCCACCCTGCGCAG GCTGTGTCTGGGCCAGGGGGCTGACATCTGGGCCTACATCCTACAGCATGTGCATAGTCAGAG CAGTGTCAAGAAGATCCGGGGAAACTTATTGTG GTATGGCCACCAGGACAGTCCAGAG GTCAGCCGGAAGTTGGAGCTGGAAGCTACAGTAGCACGCCTGCGCACAGAGATCCAAGAGCTAGACCAGAACCTGGAGCTGATGGAGCGAGAGGCTGAGGCTCAGG ACCTGGCTGTGGAGCAGATGCTGCAGAGCACACGGGACACCCAGTATCGAGCTCTCCTCCTCCGGGCCCAAACTGGAAACCTGCGAAGACAGCAGCATGGACTGCGAGTCCCCACGCAGCAGCTGCAGAATCAGCTCAGGCGCCTACAGGACATAGAGAG GAAGGCCACAGTGGATGTGACCTTTGGACCCCTGACATCAACAGCTGTGGCCCTGGAGCCTCTTGTCTTG CGTGATGTCCGAACAGCCTGTACCCTCCGGGCCCAGTTCCTGCAGAATCTTCTCCAAGCCAGGGGTGGCAGCATCCT AAGCCCTCAGGATGACCATTTTGGAACTTCATACCAGCAGTGGCTTGGCTCAGTGGAG ACCCTACTGACAAACCACCCTCCAGGCCATGTCCTGGCTGCCCTAGAGTACCTGGCCGCAGAGCGAGAAGCAGAGATTCGATCCTTGTGCAGAGGGGATGGGCTCAGAGATATCGAGCTGTCCAG TCCCCAGGCACCGGACCAGTCAGATTCCAGCCAGGCCTTGCCATCCATGGGGCACCTCATCCAG GAGGGCTGGCAGACTGTGGGTGCACTTGTTACCCAGCGGGGTGCTCTCCTGAAGGAGCGTCAAATCCTGACTGGCCACCTCCAGGGCCTGGTCGAGGAGATAGAGAGACGTACCCTGGGATCCAGTGAGAG GAAAGTGCTAATACTGGGACTTAGATGCTGTGGACTGTGGACAGAGCTCAAGGCCCTGAGGGCCCAGATTAAGGAACTGGAGGATGCAGCTGGGCAGAGGCAGCTTCTGCTGAGGGAGCTGCAGGCCAAGCAGCAGCGGATCCTGCACTGGCGCCAGCTGGTG GAGGAAACCCAGGAACAGATCCGCCTGCTCATCAAGGGCAACTCAGCCAGCAAGACACGCCTATGCCGCAGTCCTGGAGAG GTACTGGCTTTGGTTCAGCGGAAGATTGTCCCCACCTCTGAGGCCGTGGTACCGCAGAGCCAGGAGCTGCTTCGCTGTCTGGAGGAGGAAGCCCGACATCTGCCCCGCATTCTGCTGGGCACCCTGCTGCGGCATAGCCCTGAAGA gttGAAGCCCCTGCCCACGATCCTACCATCCATCCACCAGCTGCACCCCATGTGCCCAAAGGGCTCTAACCTCATAGCGCTGAGCCACATACTGGGGCTGCCCATAGGAAAG GCACCAGAGCTGCTCCTCCCAAAGGCTGCCTCTCTTCGTCAGGACCTTCTATTCTTCCAGGACCAGCAGAGTCTCCGTTGTGGGGATCTGCTCCACATGAAGACCAGTCTGCCATCGGGACCATCCCCCCAGG agctgctgcaGATCCAGGCGTCCCAGGAAAAGGAACAGAAGGAGAACCTGGGGCAGGCTCTGAACAGGCTGGAGAACTTGCTGAAACAGGCACTGGAGCGAGTCCCTAAACTGCAAGGAGTCCTGGCAGACTG GTGGGAGCAGCCAGGCCAAGCCACCCTCTCCGGGGAGCTCTGCCAGGGCCTGTCCCTGCCCCAGTGGCGGCTGCGCTGGGTCCAGGCCCAGGGAGCTTTGCAACAGCTGTGCAGATGA